From Candidatus Zixiibacteriota bacterium:
CAGACGGAGAGTGCGAGGCAGTTGGCTGACCTCAACTGCAATTGTCCACACTCCAAGGTGCGCTTCACGCAACCCATTCCCCAATGAGTTCCATCAATCATAACATACGACGTTTGGATCTGAAAGCCGAAAGCTACCGGAGTCGGCAGAAAGAGAACTGAGCTGCTTCTGTTCAGGCGTCAGTATCGAGTAGCTTCACTCACAGGTCATTCGTCTGCCTGGCAACGACTCCCCCCACAGGATATCCCTGTGAAGGCGGGACCCCGGTGCATTGCGGTTGTTTGACAATCATCGATTCGAATACTATGCTGATCACCAGGAAACGCCCAGAAGTTGGGTGCATGTCCCAGACCGAGAGACGCGCCACTTCGCAATGGAAAGGAACTGAATATGAAATGGCAAGGCCGGAGGGTAAGTGATAACGTCGAGGATCAGCGCCGGTTCGGCGGCAAGCAGATGGCGGTCGGCGGCGGCATTGGCGGTATCGTCATCGTGCTGTTGGTCATGCTCCTTGGTGGCAATCCGGAGGAAGCACTGCAAACATTGCCGCAAACCGGAGTGGAGATCCCGGCGGCAGTCGATCAACCGCTGAGTGAAGCGGAAGTACAGGAGGGGCAGTTCGTCGGCGTTATCCTGGCTGAGACTGAGGACGTCTGGAATCGCATTTTCCGGGAGGCGGGCCAGATCTATCGCGAGCCGAGGCTGGTATTATTCTCGAATCAGATTTCGTCGGCCTGCGGCTACACCGGCGCTGCAGTCGGACCATTCTATTGCCCGACTGACGAGAAGGTCTACATCGACTTGAATTATTTTGCCCAGATGCAGACGCAATTGGGAGCGCACGGCGATTTCGCC
This genomic window contains:
- a CDS encoding zinc metallopeptidase, with product MKWQGRRVSDNVEDQRRFGGKQMAVGGGIGGIVIVLLVMLLGGNPEEALQTLPQTGVEIPAAVDQPLSEAEVQEGQFVGVILAETEDVWNRIFREAGQIYREPRLVLFSNQISSACGYTGAAVGPFYCPTDEKVYIDLNYFAQMQTQLGAHGDFALAYVIAHEVGHHVQNLLGISEQVISKQGRLSETEYNRLTVKMELQADFFAGVWAHYAERTAGLLEQGDIEEGMNAAAAVGDDRIMKQTQGYVVPDAFTHGTSEQRVRWFMKGYQTGDVSQGDTFNATRL